One Eurosta solidaginis isolate ZX-2024a chromosome 5, ASM4086904v1, whole genome shotgun sequence DNA segment encodes these proteins:
- the LOC137251826 gene encoding uncharacterized protein isoform X2 → MDFNRTFLSTGNNQVTKQDLDNLNRKIDQWRTNLSKENQSTQKLLKRVLEEVKLGASSATVKRKKILPQKPFSEVHAFSEFEAKIQSSENKYNDLWPNCRPSSVQVQLNS, encoded by the exons ATGGATTTTAACAGAACATTTTTGTCTACTGGAAATAACCAAGTTACCAAACAAG ATTTGGATAATTTGAATAGGAAAATAGACCAATGGAGAACAAATTTATCAAAGg AAAATCAATCAACACAAAAGTTGTTAAAGAGGGTATTGGAAGAAGTTAAATTAGGCGCAAGTTCTGCAACTGTAAAAAGGAAGAAGATTTTACCGCAAAAACCTTTTTCAGAAGTGCATGCATTTTCCGAATTTGAAGCAAAAATTCAAAGCTCTGAGAATAAATATAACGATTTG TGGCCGAACTGCAGACCATCATCTGTGCAAGTACAACTAAATTCATAA
- the LOC137251826 gene encoding uncharacterized protein isoform X1, with protein MDFNRTFLSTGNNQVTKQDLDNLNRKIDQWRTNLSKENQSTQKLLKRVLEEVKLGASSATVKRKKILPQKPFSEVHAFSEFEAKIQSSENKYNDLTIICASTTKFIKMAWRKIITDNVAQSYSWQGTKTKTPARALSVTGALKQAFCLKFPNVANDSDFKRATINFFQYASTRLNKKVEYEKQKNTSLQLIIIYI; from the exons ATGGATTTTAACAGAACATTTTTGTCTACTGGAAATAACCAAGTTACCAAACAAG ATTTGGATAATTTGAATAGGAAAATAGACCAATGGAGAACAAATTTATCAAAGg AAAATCAATCAACACAAAAGTTGTTAAAGAGGGTATTGGAAGAAGTTAAATTAGGCGCAAGTTCTGCAACTGTAAAAAGGAAGAAGATTTTACCGCAAAAACCTTTTTCAGAAGTGCATGCATTTTCCGAATTTGAAGCAAAAATTCAAAGCTCTGAGAATAAATATAACGATTTG ACCATCATCTGTGCAAGTACAACTAAATTCATAAAAATGGCTTGGCGCAAAATAATAACTGACAATGTTGCGCAATCGTATTCCTGGCAAGGAACTAAAACGAAGACACCAGCTAGGGCGCTAAGTGTAACAGGAGCACTGAAAC AAGCCTTTTGTCTCAAATTTCCTAATGTGGCCAACGACAGTGATTTTAAACGAGCGACAATCAACTTCTTCCAATACGCTAGTACTAGGCTAAATAAAAAGGTTGAATACGAAAAACAGAAGAATACCAGCTTGCAATTGATTATAatctatatataa